The segment GCCCTCCCGAATCACATCGTCGCTTCGAGGAGATACATTGATGCTGCTGCCATGCCGGATGGCCAGCACGTTGATGCCGTACTTCACCCGCATCTCCAGCTCCTGCAGGTTCTTGTCCACCCATTCGGGCCAAACCGACAGCTCCACCAAACTGTAGTCGTCGGACAGTTCGATAAAGTCCACGATGCTGGAGGAAACCAGGTTGTGGGCCACCCGAACGCCCATGTCCCGTTCCGGGAAGACCACCCGGTCCGCTCCCACTTTGAGCAGCACCTTGGCATGCAGATCGCCCTGGGCCTTGGCTAAGACCTTGGGAATGCCCAGTTCCTTGCAGAGCATGGTCACCATGATGCTGGCCTGGATATCGTTGCCGATGGTGACCACTGCCACATCAAAATTTCTAAGACCCAGCGTGCGGATCGCCGCCTCGTCGGTAGCATCGGCCTGCACGGCATGGGTGACCCGGTCGGAGATGTCCTCCACGCGCTCCTCATTTTTATCGATGGCCAGCACATCATAGCCCAGCGAATAGAGGGTACTTGCGATGCTGGACCCAAACCGTCCCAGTCCAATGATGGCAAACTGCCGCATAAAAAGCTTCCTCCTTTAATCAGCCAACCATCAGGCGGTCTTCCGGCCGCTTGATGTGGGCGCGTTTCCGGGTGTTTTGCCGTATGGCGAAGAACAAAGCCAAGGTCATCGGCCCCAGCCGTCCAATGAACATGGTCAGTATG is part of the Gehongia tenuis genome and harbors:
- a CDS encoding potassium channel family protein, yielding MRQFAIIGLGRFGSSIASTLYSLGYDVLAIDKNEERVEDISDRVTHAVQADATDEAAIRTLGLRNFDVAVVTIGNDIQASIMVTMLCKELGIPKVLAKAQGDLHAKVLLKVGADRVVFPERDMGVRVAHNLVSSSIVDFIELSDDYSLVELSVWPEWVDKNLQELEMRVKYGINVLAIRHGSSINVSPRSDDVIREGDVLVAIGSNQNIKRLEAHNQ